The following coding sequences are from one Mustela lutreola isolate mMusLut2 chromosome 5, mMusLut2.pri, whole genome shotgun sequence window:
- the LTC4S gene encoding leukotriene C4 synthase isoform X1 — MTTARARPVGPGGGRGRSSVFPAPGHRSRPACGHGRNRSHKATARGLVARQGLCRRLHLFLSLNFSRLPKEKLAFYTQVTEVVASLDTAKELEHHHCSVSTLLATESELATASESAHVWRPASHLVLHLSLPRQERMCVMTCGPWTSSGSGKSPEALERERTSAHPVYFSLQVISARRAFRVSPPLTTGPPEFERVYRAQVNCSEYFPLFLATLWVAGIFFHEGTAALCGLVYLFARLRYFQGYARSAQQSPARRLTPLYASARALWLLLALAALGLLVHFLPRALQTALLGRLGKLLPRA, encoded by the exons ATGACAACAGCTAGAGCCAGACCTGTTGGCCCCGGGGGTGGGAGAGGGCGGTCCAGTGTCTTCCCTGCTCCAGGCCACAGGTCCCGGCCAGCCTGCGGGCATGGAAGGAACAGAAGCCACAAGGCAACAGCCCGGGGACTAGTAGCTCGACAAGGCCTGTGCAGGAGGCTCCATTTGTTCCTGTCCCTGAACTTTTCAAGATTGCCAAAGGAAAAGCTGGCATTCTATACTCAAGTAACAGAGGTGGTAGCTTCCCTTGACACAGCCAAG GAGCTCGAGCATCATCACTGCTCAGTGTCCACCCTGCTAGCAACAGAGTCTGAGCTAGCAACAGCCTCTGAGTCAGCCCACGTCTGGAGACCAGCTAGCCACTTGGTACTACATCTGTCCCTCCCACGCCAGGAAAGGATG TGCGTAATGACATGTGGTCCTTGGACATCTTCAGGATCGGGTAAGAGTCCTGAAGCCCTAGAAAGGGAAAGGACATCCGCTCATCCAG TCTATTTCTCCCTGCAGGTGATCTCCGCGCGCAGAGCCTTCCGCGTGTCTCCGCCGCTCACCACCGGGCCGCCGGAGTTCGAACGCGTCTACCGAGCCCA GGTGAATTGCAGCGAGTACTTCCCGCTGTTCCTGGCCACGCTCTGGGTCGCCGGCATCTTCTTTCACGAAG gtaCGGCGGCCCTATGCGGCTTGGTCTACCTTTTCGCACGCCTCCGCTACTTTCAGGGCTACGCGCGCTCGGCGCAGCAAAG CCCCGCCCGCAGGTTGACTCCATTGTACGCGAGCGCGCGCGCGCTCTGGCTGCTCCTGGCGCTCGCAGCGCTCGGCCTGCTCGTCCACTTTCTCCCCCGCGCGCTGCAGACCGCGCTTCTGGGACGGCTCGGGAagctgctgcccagggcctgA
- the LTC4S gene encoding leukotriene C4 synthase isoform X2, producing the protein MTTARARPVGPGGGRGRSSVFPAPGHRSRPACGHGRNRSHKATARGLVARQGLCRRLHLFLSLNFSRLPKEKLAFYTQVTEVVASLDTAKELEHHHCSVSTLLATESELATASESAHVWRPASHLVLHLSLPRQERMCVMTCGPWTSSGSGKSPEALERERTSAHPVYFSLQVISARRAFRVSPPLTTGPPEFERVYRAQVNCSEYFPLFLATLWVAGIFFHEGTAALCGLVYLFARLRYFQGYARSAQQRLTPLYASARALWLLLALAALGLLVHFLPRALQTALLGRLGKLLPRA; encoded by the exons ATGACAACAGCTAGAGCCAGACCTGTTGGCCCCGGGGGTGGGAGAGGGCGGTCCAGTGTCTTCCCTGCTCCAGGCCACAGGTCCCGGCCAGCCTGCGGGCATGGAAGGAACAGAAGCCACAAGGCAACAGCCCGGGGACTAGTAGCTCGACAAGGCCTGTGCAGGAGGCTCCATTTGTTCCTGTCCCTGAACTTTTCAAGATTGCCAAAGGAAAAGCTGGCATTCTATACTCAAGTAACAGAGGTGGTAGCTTCCCTTGACACAGCCAAG GAGCTCGAGCATCATCACTGCTCAGTGTCCACCCTGCTAGCAACAGAGTCTGAGCTAGCAACAGCCTCTGAGTCAGCCCACGTCTGGAGACCAGCTAGCCACTTGGTACTACATCTGTCCCTCCCACGCCAGGAAAGGATG TGCGTAATGACATGTGGTCCTTGGACATCTTCAGGATCGGGTAAGAGTCCTGAAGCCCTAGAAAGGGAAAGGACATCCGCTCATCCAG TCTATTTCTCCCTGCAGGTGATCTCCGCGCGCAGAGCCTTCCGCGTGTCTCCGCCGCTCACCACCGGGCCGCCGGAGTTCGAACGCGTCTACCGAGCCCA GGTGAATTGCAGCGAGTACTTCCCGCTGTTCCTGGCCACGCTCTGGGTCGCCGGCATCTTCTTTCACGAAG gtaCGGCGGCCCTATGCGGCTTGGTCTACCTTTTCGCACGCCTCCGCTACTTTCAGGGCTACGCGCGCTCGGCGCAGCAAAG GTTGACTCCATTGTACGCGAGCGCGCGCGCGCTCTGGCTGCTCCTGGCGCTCGCAGCGCTCGGCCTGCTCGTCCACTTTCTCCCCCGCGCGCTGCAGACCGCGCTTCTGGGACGGCTCGGGAagctgctgcccagggcctgA
- the LTC4S gene encoding leukotriene C4 synthase isoform X3: MTTARARPVGPGGGRGRSSVFPAPGHRSRPACGHGRNRSHKATARGLVARQGLCRRLHLFLSLNFSRLPKEKLAFYTQVTEVVASLDTAKCVMTCGPWTSSGSGKSPEALERERTSAHPVYFSLQVISARRAFRVSPPLTTGPPEFERVYRAQVNCSEYFPLFLATLWVAGIFFHEGTAALCGLVYLFARLRYFQGYARSAQQSPARRLTPLYASARALWLLLALAALGLLVHFLPRALQTALLGRLGKLLPRA; the protein is encoded by the exons ATGACAACAGCTAGAGCCAGACCTGTTGGCCCCGGGGGTGGGAGAGGGCGGTCCAGTGTCTTCCCTGCTCCAGGCCACAGGTCCCGGCCAGCCTGCGGGCATGGAAGGAACAGAAGCCACAAGGCAACAGCCCGGGGACTAGTAGCTCGACAAGGCCTGTGCAGGAGGCTCCATTTGTTCCTGTCCCTGAACTTTTCAAGATTGCCAAAGGAAAAGCTGGCATTCTATACTCAAGTAACAGAGGTGGTAGCTTCCCTTGACACAGCCAAG TGCGTAATGACATGTGGTCCTTGGACATCTTCAGGATCGGGTAAGAGTCCTGAAGCCCTAGAAAGGGAAAGGACATCCGCTCATCCAG TCTATTTCTCCCTGCAGGTGATCTCCGCGCGCAGAGCCTTCCGCGTGTCTCCGCCGCTCACCACCGGGCCGCCGGAGTTCGAACGCGTCTACCGAGCCCA GGTGAATTGCAGCGAGTACTTCCCGCTGTTCCTGGCCACGCTCTGGGTCGCCGGCATCTTCTTTCACGAAG gtaCGGCGGCCCTATGCGGCTTGGTCTACCTTTTCGCACGCCTCCGCTACTTTCAGGGCTACGCGCGCTCGGCGCAGCAAAG CCCCGCCCGCAGGTTGACTCCATTGTACGCGAGCGCGCGCGCGCTCTGGCTGCTCCTGGCGCTCGCAGCGCTCGGCCTGCTCGTCCACTTTCTCCCCCGCGCGCTGCAGACCGCGCTTCTGGGACGGCTCGGGAagctgctgcccagggcctgA
- the LTC4S gene encoding leukotriene C4 synthase isoform X5, with amino-acid sequence MQDEVALLATVTLLGVLLQVYFSLQVISARRAFRVSPPLTTGPPEFERVYRAQVNCSEYFPLFLATLWVAGIFFHEGTAALCGLVYLFARLRYFQGYARSAQQRLTPLYASARALWLLLALAALGLLVHFLPRALQTALLGRLGKLLPRA; translated from the exons ATGCAGGACGAGGTGGCTCTTCTGGCCACTGTCACCCTCCTGGGAGTCCTGCTGCAAG TCTATTTCTCCCTGCAGGTGATCTCCGCGCGCAGAGCCTTCCGCGTGTCTCCGCCGCTCACCACCGGGCCGCCGGAGTTCGAACGCGTCTACCGAGCCCA GGTGAATTGCAGCGAGTACTTCCCGCTGTTCCTGGCCACGCTCTGGGTCGCCGGCATCTTCTTTCACGAAG gtaCGGCGGCCCTATGCGGCTTGGTCTACCTTTTCGCACGCCTCCGCTACTTTCAGGGCTACGCGCGCTCGGCGCAGCAAAG GTTGACTCCATTGTACGCGAGCGCGCGCGCGCTCTGGCTGCTCCTGGCGCTCGCAGCGCTCGGCCTGCTCGTCCACTTTCTCCCCCGCGCGCTGCAGACCGCGCTTCTGGGACGGCTCGGGAagctgctgcccagggcctgA
- the LTC4S gene encoding leukotriene C4 synthase isoform X4 yields MQDEVALLATVTLLGVLLQVYFSLQVISARRAFRVSPPLTTGPPEFERVYRAQVNCSEYFPLFLATLWVAGIFFHEGTAALCGLVYLFARLRYFQGYARSAQQSPARRLTPLYASARALWLLLALAALGLLVHFLPRALQTALLGRLGKLLPRA; encoded by the exons ATGCAGGACGAGGTGGCTCTTCTGGCCACTGTCACCCTCCTGGGAGTCCTGCTGCAAG TCTATTTCTCCCTGCAGGTGATCTCCGCGCGCAGAGCCTTCCGCGTGTCTCCGCCGCTCACCACCGGGCCGCCGGAGTTCGAACGCGTCTACCGAGCCCA GGTGAATTGCAGCGAGTACTTCCCGCTGTTCCTGGCCACGCTCTGGGTCGCCGGCATCTTCTTTCACGAAG gtaCGGCGGCCCTATGCGGCTTGGTCTACCTTTTCGCACGCCTCCGCTACTTTCAGGGCTACGCGCGCTCGGCGCAGCAAAG CCCCGCCCGCAGGTTGACTCCATTGTACGCGAGCGCGCGCGCGCTCTGGCTGCTCCTGGCGCTCGCAGCGCTCGGCCTGCTCGTCCACTTTCTCCCCCGCGCGCTGCAGACCGCGCTTCTGGGACGGCTCGGGAagctgctgcccagggcctgA
- the LTC4S gene encoding leukotriene C4 synthase isoform X6 — protein sequence MEGDRAPGGPVYFSLQVISARRAFRVSPPLTTGPPEFERVYRAQVNCSEYFPLFLATLWVAGIFFHEGTAALCGLVYLFARLRYFQGYARSAQQSPARRLTPLYASARALWLLLALAALGLLVHFLPRALQTALLGRLGKLLPRA from the exons ATGGAGGGAGACAGAGCCCCAGGAGGTCCAG TCTATTTCTCCCTGCAGGTGATCTCCGCGCGCAGAGCCTTCCGCGTGTCTCCGCCGCTCACCACCGGGCCGCCGGAGTTCGAACGCGTCTACCGAGCCCA GGTGAATTGCAGCGAGTACTTCCCGCTGTTCCTGGCCACGCTCTGGGTCGCCGGCATCTTCTTTCACGAAG gtaCGGCGGCCCTATGCGGCTTGGTCTACCTTTTCGCACGCCTCCGCTACTTTCAGGGCTACGCGCGCTCGGCGCAGCAAAG CCCCGCCCGCAGGTTGACTCCATTGTACGCGAGCGCGCGCGCGCTCTGGCTGCTCCTGGCGCTCGCAGCGCTCGGCCTGCTCGTCCACTTTCTCCCCCGCGCGCTGCAGACCGCGCTTCTGGGACGGCTCGGGAagctgctgcccagggcctgA
- the MGAT4B gene encoding alpha-1,3-mannosyl-glycoprotein 4-beta-N-acetylglucosaminyltransferase B, with product MRLRNGTFLTLLLFCLCAFLSLSWYAALSGQKGDVVDVYQREFLALRDRLHAAEQESLKRSKELNLVLDEIKRAVSERQALREGEGNRTWGRLTEDPRLKPWNVSHKHVLHLPTVFHHLPHLLAKESSLQPAVRVGQGRTGVSVVMGIPSVRREVHSYLTDTLHSLISELSPQEKEDSVIVVLIAETDPQYTSVVTENIKALFPTEIHSGLLEVISPSPHFYPDFSRLRESFGDPKERVRWRTKQNLDYCFLMMYAQSKGIYYVQLEDDIVAKPNYLSTMKNFALQQPSEDWMILEFSQLGFIGKMFKSLDLSLIVEFILMFYRDKPIDWLLDHILWVKVCNPEKDAKHCDRQKANLRIRFKPSLFQHVGTHSSLAGKIQKLKDKDFGKQALRKEHVNPPAEVSTSLKTYQHFTLEKAYLREDFFWAFTPAAGDFIRFRFFQPLRLERFFFRSGNIEHPEDKLFNTSVEVLPFDNPQSDKEALQEGRSATLRYPRSPDGYLQIGSFSKGVAEGEVDPAFGPLEALRLSIQTDSPVWVILSEIFLKKAD from the exons ATGAGGCTCCGCAATGGCACCTTCCTGACGCTGCTGCTCTTCTGCCTGTGCGCCTTCCTCTCGCTCTCCTGGTACGCGGCGCTCAGCGGCCAGAAAG GCGATGTGGTGGACGTGTACCAGCGGGAGTTCCTGGCGCTGCGTGACCGGCTGCATGCGGCTGAGCAGGAGAGCCTCAAGCGCTCCAAGGAGCTCAACCTGGTGCTGGACGAGATCAAGAGGGCCGTATCGGAGAGGCAGGCGCTGCGAGAGGGGGAGGGCAATCGCACCTGGGGCCGCCTAACTG AGGATCCACGACTGAAGCCGTGGAACGTCTCCCACAAGCACGTGCTGCACCTGCCCACCGTCTTCCATCACCTGCCTCACCTGCTGGCCAAGGAAAGCAGCCTGCAACCCGCCGTGCGCGTGGGCCAGGGCCGCACCGGAG TGTCGGTAGTGATGGGCATCCCCAGCGTGCGGCGCGAGGTGCACTCGTACCTGACGGACACGCTGCACTCGCTCATCTCGGAGCTGAGCCCGCAGGAGAAGGAGGACTCGGTCATCGTGGTGCTGATCGCCGAG ACTGACCCACAGTACACCTCGGTGGTGACAGAGAACATCAAAGCCTT GTTCCCCACGGAGATCCATTCCGGGCTCCTGGAAGtcatctccccttccccccacttctaCCCTGACTTCTCCCGCCTCCGAGAGTCCTTTGGGGACCCCAAGGAGAGAGTCAG gTGGAGGACCAAACAAAACCTCGATTACTGCTTCCTCATGATGTATGCGCAGTCCAAAGGCATCTACTACGTGCAG CTGGAGGATGACATTGTCGCCAAGCCCAACTACCTGAGCACCATGAAGAACTTTGCACTCCAGCAGCCTTCAGAGGACTGGATGATCCTGGAGTTTTCCCAGCTGGGCTTCATTG GGAAGATGTTCAAGTCGCTGGACCTGAGCCTGATTGTGGAGTTCATCCTCATGTTCTACCGGGACAAGCCCATTGACTGGCTCCTGGACCACATTCTGTGGGTGAAGGTCTGCAACCCCGAGAAGGATGCG AAGCACTGTGACCGGCAGAAGGCCAACCTGCGGATCCGCTTCAAGCCATCCCTCTTCCAGCACGTGGGCACACACTCCTCACTGGCTGGCAAGATCCAGAAACTGAAG GACAAGGACTTTGGGAAGCAGGCACTGAGGAAGGAGCACGTGAACCCACCGGCCGAGGTGAGCACAAGCCTCAAGACATACCAGCACTTCACCCTGGAGAAGGCCTACCTGCGCGAGGATTTCTTCTGGGCCTTCACGCCTGCGGCCGGGGACTTCATCCGCTTCCGCTTCTTCCAGCCGCTGCGCCTTGAGCG GTTCTTCTTCCGCAGTGGAAACATCGAGCACCCAGAGGACAAGCTCTTCAACACGTCAGTGGAGGTGCTGCCCTTTGAT AACCCCCAGTCAGACAAGGAGGCCCTGCAGGAGGGCCGCTCAGCCACCCTCCGGTACCCTCGGAGCCCTGACGGCTACCTCCAGATAG GCTCCTTCTCCAAGGGTGTGGCAGAGGGCGAGGTGGACCCTGCCTTTGGCCCCCTGGAAGCACTGCGCCTCTCCATCCAGACGGACTCCCCAGTGTGGGTCATTCTGAGCGAG ATCTTCCTGAAAAAGGCCGACTAA